TTCAATACAAATTCGCATCACCGCGTTTTTACTCTTGAATAAACTTAACAGTACCTGGGTTTAGAACTGTGCTTAATCTGTTTATGTAAAGACGGTTTGTTTCCGTATCAATAATCTCAACGCCTGGGTTAGCAGGGTTTGCGACACTAACCCATAAGAAATCTGCATTATCTAAAGTGATATACGAAATATTTTCTGTCCCCGTGTTAGCAACATTAACTTCGCTAATAATCCCTGTCGTTGGTGAAAATTCATATAATGAGTTTGGTTTTTGATATCCAGTATCAGTAAAGAAATAGCCTTTATTATTATTAACAATGACACTACCTCGAATCACTGCACTTATATTATTAGCAATATCATCGGCTGAAAGCACTTCTCTAAGCGAGTAATCATTGACATTAATCGCTTCGATTTTACTTAATGAAATATCAGTTGAGCTATAAGAGTTGCGAGACGTAATATAAACCTCGCTTCCATAAGCGGTAACACTGTCTTCCAATGGATTAAAACCTGTTAAAGGAACACCTTTAACACTATCTGTATCATCCGCATTAGTTTCAATTTCAGTATCAGTATTCACGTCAAATACGGCTACATATGCTGTTTGTGCTGCCCATGCATCGTCTAATCGTTGCATGGCAATAAATAACTTATCTCCGTGGATAGTAGCAGCAGAAGGTCTAGGTGTACCACTTGAGTTATTTTCAACATAACTAGATAAATCTAACTCACCTGTTTTAAAATCTGTCGCTGTCGTAGCTTTAGGGTTTACGATCCAAACTTTACCTGAGCCATAACGGATTACGTAAGCTTTTTCAGCACTCGCAAAGACCAGGGCGTACGGGTTACTACTTTCTGTATCTCCACTATCTTGAGTTGTAAACTGCCATACTTGATCTGCGGGTTGATTGGCGTCGTACTTACCTATGGTATCTATGGTCCAACGACCAATATGATAAACTTCAGACATATAGGTTTGAACACTATAGTCAGATTTGCTTTTTACGTAATAACTGCTTGTAACTGATTCAAGAGCCGGATCAAGAAAAGCCACTTCAGACGACGAGTTATCAGGTGATTTAGTTTGTACTACAGCATTTGCAGGTTTTCTAACTGGCGTTGTATCGACAGGCTCTTCTGAATCATTAATCGCTTGCTCTAGCTCTTCAATTGTTTTGATTAATTCATCAATAGATTTCGATTGCTCGCCAATTAATGCCGCTTGCTCATCAATAGATTTTGTAAGTGCATTGATTTCGCCTGATTCATCATTTTCATTACACCCAACGAGTACAAATGACAACGCCAATATTGAACAAAGTAATTTAAAATTAAGTTTCATAGTTAGTCTCTGTATGAAAGTTTAAGGAATATATTGCGCCCTTCTGAAGGGCGATTAGCTAAATCTTTGTATTTGTCACTAAAAACATTTTTAGCAAGCAGGCTCAAATTGACCTTTTTAAAACGATAGTTTGCTGAAAAATCAAACGTGTTACTGTCCGCGGGGTTACCATTGCCAAAGCCGGAAGTGGAATTATCTGATAAATTTGGCCGATTAAAATGCATGTCACGATTGGTAAATGCATCGAAACGAAAATTCAAATCTGCAGCAGCACGCCAAATCAAGCTGGTACTAAATTGTTTGCCATATGTACCGGGTAATTTATTGCCATCAAATGCGACAAGGTCTGATTCAATCTCACTATCAATCAGGCTAAGTTTAGCCATAGCGGTGAACTGAGGCGAAAACGTCCAACTGGAATCGAGCTCAACTCCCACGACTTCAGCACTGCTAACATTACGGAAGGATCCAACACCTTCTGAAGAAAAAATAGGCACAATAGAGTTAGATAAATTGCGGTGATATAAAGATAAATTTACGTTTGAATTAGCATTTGACCATTTGGTATTAAGGGATATCGTATTTGATAGTTCAGGGGTTAATTCATCGTTACCCTTCATTTGTCCACGATCACCAAATAACTCATACATGCTAGGCATTCTTAACCCGCGACTGAAAGACGCATTGAACAAATAATTGTTAAAACGAAAATTACTACCAAACTCACCACTTGAGTATTGTTCACTTGACTCGACACGGCCTTGTTCGTCTGCTCGTCTTGGCATATTTTTATCTTTATTGTGGCTAGAAGTTACTGCGCTGTATAAAGAAAGTTCACCGTCTGTACTAGTCCACTCAATCCGACCACCAAGCTCTAAGCTATTGCGTTCGGCTTTAATATCACACGCACCAATTCCTCCGCATTTAACGACAGTACCGCGTAAAGTTTCTGAACCAAAGCGATAGTGGGAAAAATTAATATGCGGAGTTATTAACAATTGATTAATTGAAATAGGTAATCTTGAAAATGCGCCTAACGACTGGTTTTCATAGAGAAATAGATCATTTTTATTTACATGAGGTGAATCATAAAATAGCTCTTCACGCTTTAGCCAATTAACGCCAGAAATTAGATTTTTAATCAGATTATGTTGAAAGCTAGTTTCATAATACAAACCGAGTCGTTGGCTTTTGCTATCTAACTTTCTATTGTTTACAGGGTTGTTATTTTGGTAATTAGGAATTGATTTTGATTTATCATCCCATTGAGTCGTCAATCTAAACTCATGTACCCCAAGGTTAAATTCATCGGACAAACTAATCGAGTACTGACTAAACTCATTGTTTTTAATTTTTTCTTCATTAGGGGAATTGGGATCGGTAAACGGCTGCGGTACAATAGTCGAATAGTCGTTATCAGTACGTAAAGCGTCAATGTTGAATGAAACTTGATGCTTGCTGAATTGCGAGTGCAGCGATAGTGTCGCCTGTTTATAACCAAACGACCCTACTTTTGTCGATAACCGATAACCGCTACCTGATTCTCGCAAAGTATTGATACGAATCACGCCACCAATGGGTGTTGAAGCAAAGCCGAGTGATTCGTTTTTAGCAACTTCAATTGACTCGATCTGTTCAAGTGGCACCATATTCAAGTCAAAACCACCAAACTGTTCATCATTGATTAGTAAGCCATCAACATAAACTTGTACCTGTTTACTAGAAGAGCCTCTAATTGAAACAGAAACGGGGTTACCCACCCCAGTAACACTATTAAGCTGAATACCATTTACATTTTGTAATACATCTGTGAGCGTTTGCGCCGTATTAACAAACTCAGCTCGGTTTATAGATTGATAGTTTAAGGATTGATAGGTATTAACTTCGCTAATTTCTATATGCTCAACATCATCGGAGCTATCTTGCGCATTAATCGCGTTCGTAAGCAATACAAAGCAGCTAAATAACGCAACTCGATAAAGTTTACAAATATTGTTAGGTTTTATATTCATCAAATTCGACGAATACTAGACTGGCGTTTGCCAGCCTGTATCCGCCCTCCGCAAATCAGGTTTATATATTAGGCTGGTATCGGGCTTATCACTCTGTGATTTACCGTTGCGGGGGCAGCGTTGGATTTTCACCAACTTCCCATTTAACCTTTGCAAAGCTTAACAACCTCAAAGGTACCTAATACTTAATTACAATTTAAAAATTTGTACACTCAGCACTTATAGCTGAGATTTTTACCGCTAAATCTAGTTGTACACCTGCCGAGCGATATCTATCTTTGAACATAAGTTGTCAATTTCGCCTAATACTCGACGAGTCATGCGATGCAATTTATCTGAGTTAACCTCAAAAATTAGCTTGTTTTTGGCTGCTGGAATTTTAGGCCACTGTGCCCAATTAACAGCATCTGGATTTGGCTCCCCGTCTGACATAGGTTGGATAATGACTTGCGGCTTTAACGCCACTACTTGCTCTAAACCTATTTGAGGGTAATCGCCAATCAAACCAGTAAAAACATTTTGCCCGCCACATAATGTCACATGGTGCTGAGGCCAAGCTGAATTTGCCACTGTGGTTAAGGGGCGCGACCACAACTCGTAGAATACTTTTACCGGCTTTTTAGCCGAGTATTTTTGCCGAAGCGCGGCAAGCTGTGTTAAGTATTCATCCGCGATTTGTTTTGCCCGCTGCGGCTTGCCAACAATATCACCAAATTCGATCAACTCTTTGGCGACGTTTTCCAGATCGCCCGTATGTGAATACACAATATTTAAACCGAGTTGTTGCAAGCGTTGTAAATCATCAGAAGGATTACCCGAATGCCAAGCAAAGATCACATCAGGTTTATAGGCTAAGATATTTTCAATTTTAAGACGCGCATAGTTGCCTACTAGCGGTATCGACTTAGCTTCTTCTGGATAATCGGAATGGGCAGTAGCGCCAACAATGCGCTGCCCAACACCTAAATCAAACAGCATTTCAACAATGTGTGGCGCTAGTACAACATACCTTTGCTCTGATTTATCGGCATAGGATGAAAACGCCATAAAACTCAGGGCCAGTAACCACAGCTTTTGAAATTTAACGGAAAAAACACTCATTTTAACTTTACCAACCATTTACCAATCAATGCCTTTTTGCACTTTAATGCCAGCTTCAAATGCGTGTTTAATTGATTGTACTTCCGATACCGTATCAGCCATTTCAATAATACGACGGTGACAAGCACGACCCGTGATCACCACATGTTGATCGGCTGGGCGATTGGCAAGGGTATCGATAACCTCGTCTAAATCGATATAACCATAATTAGTCATGTAGGTAATTTCATCCAAAAGCACGACATTCACACTAGGATCGGATAATAGCTTTTTAGCATCTTGCCACACAGCTTGAGCTGCTGCTGTGTCTTTTTCTTTATCTTGAGTTTCCCAAGTGAAGCCCGTAGCCATAACATAAAAAGGTACGCCATGTTGTTCTAATAAATTGCGCTCGCCACAATCCCACGTACCTTTTATAAATTGCACTACACCGACATTTAAACCATGACCAACCGAACGCGCCGCCATACCAAAACCGGCGGTTGACTTGCCTTTACCATTACCAGTTACGACCAGTAACAAGCCTTTATCTTCGGTAGCTTTGGCGATTTTAGCGTCAACTTTCTCTTTAACTTTTTGTTGACGTTCTTTGTGTTTTTGCTTTTTAGTTTGTTCGCGTGTGGCGTCAGTTTGCGTATCTAGTTCTTTTTGTTCAGTCATGTCTGTACTCACTACAATTCTGTTAAATATCGATATGACTACTTCTTTATAAAGGTTTTTTGCAGGTGTAAAACCTGCCCTACAAAGAAATTGTCAACAACTCATGTCAATCGGTGTACCACTGATTCACTATCTGTTTTATTTTATTTATATCTAAATGTTGCTCACTTGCTTTCGCTAACCGTGCGATTGCCTTCTCTTCCTGTTCATCAATGCCGACGTCATTGGTGACGGTTGCCCCAGCCCATTTAGCAATCAACGCCAATGCAGCCGCTTGATCGAAAATGCCATGAGTGTAACTGCCAGCAATTTGCTTATCTTCACTTAGCCATCCTTGATCCGTTGAGCTGGTAGACGGGTTTTCATTTTGTAAGTCTACTAACGCGTGTTGTGGCAGCGAGAAATGACTTTCACCGGCATGAATTTCATAACCTTTAACGTTAGCGCTTTGCCCATCAATACACAAAGTACCTGAGACATTTTTTAGTGTTTTTTGTGCAGCTAACACTGTGTCCATTGGAATGTAACCAAGGCCATTAGCTTGCTCTGGTGCTTTGCTCTCAATCGCTAGTGGATCGGCTATGGTTTGCCCCAGCATTTGATACCCGCCGCAAATACCCCAAACTTTACCGCCGTATCTTAAATGCTTAGCAATATCTTTATCCCAACCTTGTGAACGTAAAAACATCAAATCACTGATCACGTTTTTGCTGCCCGGTAATACAATTAAATCTGCGGCAGGTAGCGGTGTTTGTTCCTGTTCTGATTTGGGATAAATAAACTGTAAATCGATTTCTGGATGCACGCGCATCGCGTCAAAATCATTGTGATTACTCATGCGTGGCAAAACAGGCACAATGACTTTTAATTTGGTTTTGGTTATCACTTGTTCCGTGCTGACAGCATCTTCCGCTGCTATTGTTAAACCATGCAAATAAGGTAATACGCCCAGTACAGGTTTGCCGGTTTTCTGCTCAAGCCAATCTAAACCAGGCTCTAGCAATTTAATATCACCACGAAACCGATTGATCACAAAACCTACAACGCGGTTTTGCTCAGAAGGTGACAATAAGGCTAACGTGCCAACCAAATGGGCAAACACGCCACCTTTGTCTATATCGGCAATAATAATGACCGGACAATCAACGGCTTCAGCAAAACCCATATTGGCGATATCACCTTCGCGCAAATTGATTTCAGCTGGGCTGCCAGCCCCTTCGACCACAATGTAATCATATTGCTCTGATAATCGTTGATGAGAATCAAGCACAGCTTGCATGGCTACTTTTTTATAATCATGATATTGCTTGGCTTCCATGGCACTTATGGCTTTACCATGAATTATGACTTGCGCGCCGGTATCACTATTAGGTTTCAGTAAAATAGGATTAAAGTCAGTGTGGCATTCTACTTTTGCCGCTTTAGCTTGTACTGCTTGCGCTCGGCCTATTTCACCACCACACGCGGTAACTGCACTATTTAACGCCATGTTTTGCGGCTTAAATGGAGCGACTTTAAACGATTGCTCAACCAATACACGGCATAATGCAGCAACTAAAGTACTTTTACCCGCATCAGAAGTCGTGCCTTGCACCATTATTGTTTTAGCTGGCGTTTTAGCTGGCACCTTTTGCTCCTTGTTTTTTATTAATCAATGAATGACTAAGCTCTGAATGACCAAGCACTGAATGATTAAGCACGGAATTGTTAAGCGCTGTCGGTTTCGTACCGATAGCCTTCACCCTGACAAATGGCTTACAGTCTGGATGCACTGTCACACTTAATTCAGTAAAACTGGCGTAATCAATAACTAATTGCGAATACAGTTTGGCATTTCGCCAATCCAAATCAAGAATATGACTTAGGATCATACGAATGACGCCACCATGCACCACCAATAAAGCGTGCGAACATTCGCTTTGTTGTAATTTAGCCAAAACCTTATGCCATGCGTTAATTATTCGAGTATGAAAACTTTGCAAGGTTTCGGCTTGCGGTAATACTGTCTCGGCTGGATTTTGCCAAAAGTTTTCGAGCTCTTGCCATTTTGCTGAATCAGCAGGGATAGATTCAAAAGCCACGCCGTCATAACAACCAAAATCCATCTCGGCTAAATCGTCAATAACCTCAAGCTGCATTTTATTTTCGTTATCACAATTCACCTGTTTAACGACTTGCTCAGCGACAGATAAACAACGCTTTTTGGGTGAGCTAAACAAACGGCAACGCTCAAAAGCCGCTGGCTTTTGTTCATCTTGTTCTACTTGTCTGGCTTGGCTTAACCGCAGCATAATTTGCTGGTTCAAGTGTTCTGCCGCTTCTGGTTGCGCGGCAATATCAGTTGCACCATATAAACCGGCTGCACCATCAACTTTTGGATGGCGCACCAAAGTAATTTGAATTTTACGTGGTTTGGCTTGGGCTTGAGCTTGAGCTTGTTGTGTAAGTACAGTTGTTTGCGTCATACCCTAGCCTTTGCCTTTTTCTAGGCTGTTTTTTAAATCTAAGGGTAATCCCGCACTGACTAACGTCACTCGCTCGGCTATTTTAGCGATAGCTTGATTAAGCCAGCCGGCGTAATCAACAAATAAACGCGACACTTGTCCCATCGGCACGACGCCTAACCCGACTTCATTAGCCACTAATACGACATCGCCTTTAGTGTTTGCTAGTGCTGATACCAGACTATCAATAGACTGTTGCAAATGCTGCTGTTTGGCTTGATACGTAGCGTTTTCATCTAAAGCAAAAATTTGGTTGTTTAACCATAGGGTTAAACAATCAACTAGCACTAAATTTTCAGTATGCAATTCGCAAATTAATTCAGCTAAATTTAAAGGGCATTCCACCGTGTACCAATTTTGTTTTAACGTATCTTGCTGTCTATCTTGCGTATGCTTATCAATGCGCGCTTGCATTTCCTCGTCGAAAGCTTGGCATGTAGCTACGTACAATACAGCCTTCGTTTTAGAACTAGATTGCCTATCGCCGATACATTGTTCAGCAAAGCTGGATTTACCAGATCTGGCGCCACCAAGCACTAAATGGATCACAAACGCTCTCCTATCGCTAACCATTGCGGATCTTGAATACCGACTTGGAAAACAAAAGCGATGCATACCAAGTAAATAATGATTTCCGCTAGTTGTTGTGCTGCACCTAAACAATCGCCGGTATAGCCACCTAATCGCGCATTGAGCCAAGCTTTAAATACACCGCGAAACAGCCATAAGGTGACAAACAATACAGCCAGTAAACCGATTATATTGCTAGCGAAAAGTGGCGAACTACATAATAGAGTAAGTGGCACACAACCGACTAACATCAACAGCAATAGATCAGATTTGCGTTGTTGATTAGCCAAAGGTTTGCTTTTACTTTGATCGCTATCGGCAACATAAGGCATATCAAATATTAAGCTGGCCGCTATCGCGCGGGATAATGGATAGGCCACCAATACGGCAATAATTAACAAACCGCTGGCTGCTAAGTAATACCAAGCCGTTAGCTTAATCAACACAGCTAAGATCAGAGTTAGCGTGCCGTACGTACCTAAGCGGCTATCTTTCATAATGGATAAGCGTTTTTCTACTGTCATGCCGCCACCAATGCCATCGGCCATATCAGCTAAACCGTCTTCATGAAACGCGCCAGTCAGTAATACGCTAAAAACAAAGGTCAATAATAATGCCATTAGCATTGGCAATATTTGACTAAATAACCAATAAACCGCGATAACCAAAATCGCTAGTACACAGCCAACCAGTGAAAAATAGCGACAGCTCTGATTAAGTAATTCAGGAGAATAATAAGTTGATTTAGGCACAGGAATGCGACTAAAAAAACTTAGCGCTAAAAAAAATAGATTAACTTGATGCTTAAGCAATTTAATCATAGCCAAGACTTAAACTGTCACTCCGGCGTCGGCAAAACTCGCCATATGCGAATAAAAATGACAAGCCGATTTCAGCAAAGGTACAGCCAACGCTGCGCCTGTTCCTTCGCCCAAACGCAATTGCAGAGACAATAAAGGCTTAGCATTAAGTTCCGTTAAACATAATTGGTGAGCTTGCTCTTGAGATTGATGGGCAAAAATAAAATAATCAGTAACCTGTTTATCCATTTTACTTGCGACTAAAGCCGCGACAGACACAATAAAGCCATCAACTAAAATTGGAATTTGCTTCTCGGCAGCCGCTAACATAGCACCAACAATTTGCACTATTTCAAAGCCACCGACTTCGGCTAACAGCTTGGTAATGTCTGTATTACCTGTGGTTTTCACTCTGTCTATTGCTTGCTGCACAAGCTTTTGTTTTAGGTTTAATTGCTCGGTACTAATACCAGTACCTAGGCCGACAACTGCTTGCGCATCATTATCGGTAAGTAAAGCTAATAAAGCCGACGCTGAGCTAGTATTGCCTATGCCCATTTCACCAAACAAAATTAAGTCGCAACCGTTATCGATAAGCGATAACGCAAGATTTGCTCCAAGCGCTAAGCCTTGTTCAACTTGCGTTGTCGCCATGGCTGGTTGCGTAGATAAATCAAATGTTGTTTGCCCTAAGCGTTGTTGATGAAAATTAGGGTTATCAGTCGCCACCTCAGACAAAATACCGCAATCCACGACATGTAAATCAATTTGATTTGCAGCGCAAAAGCAATTTATCGCGGCACCTCCAGCTAAAAAATTC
This genomic window from Saccharobesus litoralis contains:
- a CDS encoding cobalamin-binding protein, with the translated sequence MSVFSVKFQKLWLLALSFMAFSSYADKSEQRYVVLAPHIVEMLFDLGVGQRIVGATAHSDYPEEAKSIPLVGNYARLKIENILAYKPDVIFAWHSGNPSDDLQRLQQLGLNIVYSHTGDLENVAKELIEFGDIVGKPQRAKQIADEYLTQLAALRQKYSAKKPVKVFYELWSRPLTTVANSAWPQHHVTLCGGQNVFTGLIGDYPQIGLEQVVALKPQVIIQPMSDGEPNPDAVNWAQWPKIPAAKNKLIFEVNSDKLHRMTRRVLGEIDNLCSKIDIARQVYN
- a CDS encoding adenosylcobinamide-GDP ribazoletransferase encodes the protein MIKLLKHQVNLFFLALSFFSRIPVPKSTYYSPELLNQSCRYFSLVGCVLAILVIAVYWLFSQILPMLMALLLTFVFSVLLTGAFHEDGLADMADGIGGGMTVEKRLSIMKDSRLGTYGTLTLILAVLIKLTAWYYLAASGLLIIAVLVAYPLSRAIAASLIFDMPYVADSDQSKSKPLANQQRKSDLLLLMLVGCVPLTLLCSSPLFASNIIGLLAVLFVTLWLFRGVFKAWLNARLGGYTGDCLGAAQQLAEIIIYLVCIAFVFQVGIQDPQWLAIGERL
- the cobO gene encoding cob(I)yrinic acid a,c-diamide adenosyltransferase; the protein is MTEQKELDTQTDATREQTKKQKHKERQQKVKEKVDAKIAKATEDKGLLLVVTGNGKGKSTAGFGMAARSVGHGLNVGVVQFIKGTWDCGERNLLEQHGVPFYVMATGFTWETQDKEKDTAAAQAVWQDAKKLLSDPSVNVVLLDEITYMTNYGYIDLDEVIDTLANRPADQHVVITGRACHRRIIEMADTVSEVQSIKHAFEAGIKVQKGIDW
- a CDS encoding cobyric acid synthase produces the protein MVQGTTSDAGKSTLVAALCRVLVEQSFKVAPFKPQNMALNSAVTACGGEIGRAQAVQAKAAKVECHTDFNPILLKPNSDTGAQVIIHGKAISAMEAKQYHDYKKVAMQAVLDSHQRLSEQYDYIVVEGAGSPAEINLREGDIANMGFAEAVDCPVIIIADIDKGGVFAHLVGTLALLSPSEQNRVVGFVINRFRGDIKLLEPGLDWLEQKTGKPVLGVLPYLHGLTIAAEDAVSTEQVITKTKLKVIVPVLPRMSNHNDFDAMRVHPEIDLQFIYPKSEQEQTPLPAADLIVLPGSKNVISDLMFLRSQGWDKDIAKHLRYGGKVWGICGGYQMLGQTIADPLAIESKAPEQANGLGYIPMDTVLAAQKTLKNVSGTLCIDGQSANVKGYEIHAGESHFSLPQHALVDLQNENPSTSSTDQGWLSEDKQIAGSYTHGIFDQAAALALIAKWAGATVTNDVGIDEQEEKAIARLAKASEQHLDINKIKQIVNQWYTD
- the cobU gene encoding bifunctional adenosylcobinamide kinase/adenosylcobinamide-phosphate guanylyltransferase, with amino-acid sequence MIHLVLGGARSGKSSFAEQCIGDRQSSSKTKAVLYVATCQAFDEEMQARIDKHTQDRQQDTLKQNWYTVECPLNLAELICELHTENLVLVDCLTLWLNNQIFALDENATYQAKQQHLQQSIDSLVSALANTKGDVVLVANEVGLGVVPMGQVSRLFVDYAGWLNQAIAKIAERVTLVSAGLPLDLKNSLEKGKG
- a CDS encoding histidine phosphatase family protein; amino-acid sequence: MTQTTVLTQQAQAQAQAKPRKIQITLVRHPKVDGAAGLYGATDIAAQPEAAEHLNQQIMLRLSQARQVEQDEQKPAAFERCRLFSSPKKRCLSVAEQVVKQVNCDNENKMQLEVIDDLAEMDFGCYDGVAFESIPADSAKWQELENFWQNPAETVLPQAETLQSFHTRIINAWHKVLAKLQQSECSHALLVVHGGVIRMILSHILDLDWRNAKLYSQLVIDYASFTELSVTVHPDCKPFVRVKAIGTKPTALNNSVLNHSVLGHSELSHSLINKKQGAKGAS
- the cobT gene encoding nicotinate-nucleotide--dimethylbenzimidazole phosphoribosyltransferase, which translates into the protein MTFTMTPIKPLDLSYSADIQSHIDQKTKPLGALGQLEDVAAKLALIASNKAGVLQKQVTITKPTAVVFAGDHGIAEQGVSIAPSAVTGQMVLNFLAGGAAINCFCAANQIDLHVVDCGILSEVATDNPNFHQQRLGQTTFDLSTQPAMATTQVEQGLALGANLALSLIDNGCDLILFGEMGIGNTSSASALLALLTDNDAQAVVGLGTGISTEQLNLKQKLVQQAIDRVKTTGNTDITKLLAEVGGFEIVQIVGAMLAAAEKQIPILVDGFIVSVAALVASKMDKQVTDYFIFAHQSQEQAHQLCLTELNAKPLLSLQLRLGEGTGAALAVPLLKSACHFYSHMASFADAGVTV
- a CDS encoding TonB-dependent receptor, whose product is MLTNAINAQDSSDDVEHIEISEVNTYQSLNYQSINRAEFVNTAQTLTDVLQNVNGIQLNSVTGVGNPVSVSIRGSSSKQVQVYVDGLLINDEQFGGFDLNMVPLEQIESIEVAKNESLGFASTPIGGVIRINTLRESGSGYRLSTKVGSFGYKQATLSLHSQFSKHQVSFNIDALRTDNDYSTIVPQPFTDPNSPNEEKIKNNEFSQYSISLSDEFNLGVHEFRLTTQWDDKSKSIPNYQNNNPVNNRKLDSKSQRLGLYYETSFQHNLIKNLISGVNWLKREELFYDSPHVNKNDLFLYENQSLGAFSRLPISINQLLITPHINFSHYRFGSETLRGTVVKCGGIGACDIKAERNSLELGGRIEWTSTDGELSLYSAVTSSHNKDKNMPRRADEQGRVESSEQYSSGEFGSNFRFNNYLFNASFSRGLRMPSMYELFGDRGQMKGNDELTPELSNTISLNTKWSNANSNVNLSLYHRNLSNSIVPIFSSEGVGSFRNVSSAEVVGVELDSSWTFSPQFTAMAKLSLIDSEIESDLVAFDGNKLPGTYGKQFSTSLIWRAAADLNFRFDAFTNRDMHFNRPNLSDNSTSGFGNGNPADSNTFDFSANYRFKKVNLSLLAKNVFSDKYKDLANRPSEGRNIFLKLSYRD